One window of the Penaeus monodon isolate SGIC_2016 chromosome 1, NSTDA_Pmon_1, whole genome shotgun sequence genome contains the following:
- the LOC119573501 gene encoding heme-binding protein 2-like: MPPYNVTNLTDTYEERVYPARRWVSTSQSDSDSDLFNKLFNYIDGQNDAGIKVDMTAPVTTLFVPCQGLRCATNYTMSFYVPAAHQDNPPTPTNPDVYIEDRPQLHVFSRRFHGFASHKDYYDNAAQLHDDLVAAGEEGVDYETFYAVGYDSPFVIVGRNNEVWFVKK; this comes from the exons ATGCCACCTTACAATGTTACCAACCTTACGGAT ACTTACGAGGAGCGTGTGTACCCTGCAAGAAGATGGGTGTCGACTTCCCAAAGTGATTCCGATAGCGACCTCTTCAACAAACTGTTCAATTACATCGATGGTCAAAATGATGCTG GGATAAAGGTGGACATGACAGCTCCCGTGACAACGCTCTTCGTCCCGTGCCAAGGCCTCCGATGCGCGACCAACTATACCATGAGCTTCTACGTCCCCGCCGCCCATCAGGAcaacccgcccacgcccaccaacCCTGACGTGTACATCGAGGACAGGCCACAGTTGCACGTCTTCTCGAG GCGGTTCCACGGGTTCGCCAGCCACAAGGATTACTACGACAACGCGGCGCAGCTTCACGACGACCTGGTGGCAGCCGGCGAGGAGGGCGTCGACTACGAGACCTTCTACGCGGTGGGTTACGACTCCCCCTTCGTCATCGTCGGCCGGAATAACGAGGTTTGGTTCGTCAAGAAGTGA